CCTCTTGTCAAATGATGAAATCTCAgtctatggctgaatacaaagAGTCTTACAAGGTCTGACAAACGTTAGGTTACAAAAATAATTTTAGGGGCATCTGAGATGAAACGgtgaaagtaaaagtgaaagttgCTCCTTAACAGGATGTAACCCGAGTCTGTAATGTGATCCCATCCCTGATGTATGTGTAATGACAGCTCGTTATCCCCCATGCTTCACTAATCCGCATCTCCTCTCCACCTCACGCACAGGTGCACGGGGCCGACCACGTGGGCGGAGACCACCAACCGCGTTGCCACACTTCTCCCCACGCCTCAAGGCTCTCTTATTTAAGGAATCAGGGCACTATCTGTAGTGTTCAGGCGAAGAGTGGCTATCCGGCCTAGCGGACACTTCGAGCAACAGAGAAGTCAGCGATACAGAGGCAACAAGtaactatcaccttttcaagatgtcaccctggagaccagactgtaaggttagatccactcacacaggaaAGGACGCTTACTCTTTCCgatacgtgtggtgggttctttgacgtgcTCGAGGTttggctctccccgaacacgggacctccatttaacgtcctaaccGAAGGAGCTCTCtaaccgaagccaggtactcattttcatcagAGTGAAGTTCTATACAGTAGAGAACAGGAGCGCGTTTGACGGTACGTACTGGCATCTTCCTTGGGGACAACTGAAAGTCTCCACTGCGAAGTTTAGTACGTCATTACCCTCGTTTTGCTAACCCACGAGAGACGCATTTACGTGACGCTCAGCTCAGGCGAACAGTGACAATCTGAACCTCGTGCTGGGTAGAAAGCTGCAACTTGTCAACATTCGTTAATGCAGGCCTTGGAGACAACTGGAGGTCTCCACTGCGAAGTTAACTGCGTCACTGACGATCGCTCGTTCCTACCAAAGCCCCAGTTTACCCGCTCTGCATGATGCAGCCTTTGGTGACCACAGAAGCTCCCCACTGCGATGTTTAATACGTAACCATTGGTTACTTCACGACTTGCGAGAATCACCTACAGCGTATATACCTAAGTGTTTACTCGAGAAGAAGAGGTTGGACCGGCGGGTGGGGAAAACGGACAGTGGCGCTCGTCTCCGCTGTGGTGATGAAAGGCTACCAAGGCTGCAGGTACTTATTAACACTTTCCTTGGGGGCAACTTGGAGTCTCTACAGCGAAATTCATTACGGGTAAAGTTCAGAAATCCTAGAACGTCTGCAGTCGATCAGAGGTCGTAGCGATTAGTCCTGGCTTACCGGCATTGGGAGCAACTCCAACTCTCCTCTGCGAAGTTTAGATTGATCAAGATTGCCTGTCGGATCCATCGCAGCGCTACATTGGACGTGGCTGCCGCGACACCTTACAGTGTCTCAGAATCAACATCGATCGTTCGTAAAACGCCGGCAAGTTCATCTGGACCGGTCTCTTCAGATCGGTGAGTCAAAAATTGAACATTGTCATCGTGCCATTATCGTGGGTACAGGGGAGGTTTAAACATTTACCGCTGCCAGTGCTGTCTCGCCTGACTACCCAAATGTCACAGTTATAGGATCACCGATAAAGAATGACTCAGAATCAACGTAGGTCGTTCATAAAACGCCGGCAAGTTCATCTGGACCCATCTCTTCAGCTTGGTGAGTCAAAAAATTGAACAGGACGCGCGCAAGCCATTGTTAGGGATATAGCGCTGTCAGTGTTGTCTCACGCCTATGTTACACTTGTAAGATCATCGCTATCAACGACTTCAACCCACAGACTTCATTTGGAGCTGTCCATTTCTTAGATGAATGAGACAGAGACTTGATTGGCTTTAACATAGGACTGATCAGCTGCGTCTATGTGGCCGAGAGGCTTCTTTCACGTCAGACTTTAGGAATCTGTCTCGGCTAGTTGCTGCCAATAACAGCTAGCCGTCCGGGTGGAATTAGACGCGACAAGGTGGCGCGGGAGGTTCACACCGATTACTTACAGTCTTACCGAGATACAGGCCGTTTCTCAACGCTGCTTTGTCTTTCTCCAATCGATACACGGACTAGAAGAACGGAAGTACATTTGAATCTGCCTCGCTACTAGGTTGATGGGGTGAACAATCAACTGCTTCGGAAGCAGAACGCCACCACCGAACAGGCTATTGACAAGTCAGAGATCAAGGAACGATCTTGGGCACTTGCTACAGATAACACCCTCGCTCTACAAGCTCAGCGCTATCTACAGCAAGGTGCAAAGGTGTGTAAATACCACTCAATCTTTCTAGAAGTTCAAGCAAAAATAGTCTGACGACAAAACGTTTCTCCGGCGTCTTCGTATCGATTCGAAACACCTGCTAGAAAGAACTGAAGACCCGCGGGTCGGCAATAGTCATTTACAGGGTGTATATATAGAACTGATGCTGATCTTTGCTGTCGCCCCGCTCTTTCTTCTCGCTTTAATGTCGACTCAGATCAACATCTAGACGAAACAAAGACGCATTTCGAAGTTCCGCCCGTCTGCTGTCAAGTTCGACGCTGATCTTGTAAATTTGAGGTTTGGCTCGTTGACAGAAAGCAACTGTTTTGTTAGTGGCAAAGAGCGTGGGAGATCAGTGCGGGATTTACTGACGTAGATAACAAGACAAAAAATAGGCGACTTTCAAGGCACTTTCTTTCATCGACTTATTAAGAACTCTAACTGAGAAATACCCTGGCAGCATAACTGGTTTCGGGTACAAGGACTGAGTGGACAACAGAGTGCTAAGCAGAAGGCAACGGATAGGTTTCAGCTATTTCATACCAGTGCGTACCCATATTATTGCATAAGAACTGTAGCAGGTTTTTTAAACGTGCTCAATGGGTGTTTCTTCTCTAGAAAGGACTTAAATCTTACAGTGTACCTTTCGCAGGACTGGATGCTATTCAAGTAGTGCGAAAAACAAGGACAAGTCGTAGATTCGCATATTTATCAAGCGTTATCTGGACAGGATGTCTACCGAGGATGTCTACTCCAACTTCTCGGGGCTACCCTCGTGTCGCCCCGAAGGGATGCCCGCCAACGTGACGGTGGAGGCGGAGGAGTCCGGGGACTCGGGCGTCATTCCCAGCACGTTCATCGCGGTGTTCTTCACGCTGATCTGCCTAATGGGGGTGGTGGGGAACGCGCTGTGCTTCTACGTGCTGTGCCTCAAGTCATCGCCGAGGTCCACCATCACCGTCTACATCCTAAGCCTCGCTACTGCAGACACAGGTAAGGCCCCAGGCTTTAATAAATTATTAGTCTCGATACGGCAGACACAGGTTAGGCCCCTGACAGCGCTGTGCTTCTACGTGCTGTGCCTCAAGTCATCGCCGAGGTCCACCATCACGGTCTACATCCTCAGCCTCGCTACTGCAGACACAGGTAAGGCTCGCTGTGATACATCATTAGCCTCGCTACTGCAGACACAGGTACGGCCCCTGGCTTTAATACACCATTAGCCTCGCTACGGCAGACACGGGTAAGGCTCACTCTAGTACATCCTCAGCCTCGCTACTGCAGACACAGGCAAGGCTCGCTCTAGTACATCCTTAGTCTCGCTACTGCAGACACAGGCAAGGCTCGCTCTAGTACATCCTTAGCCTCGCTACTGCAGACACAGGTAAGGCTCGCTCTAGTACATCCTTAGCCTCGCTACTGCAGACACAGGAAGGCCCCAAAATTAGTACATCCTTAGGCTCACTACTGCAGACACAGGTAAGGCTCGCTCTAGTACATCCTTAGCCTCGCTACTGCAGACACAGGAAGGCCCCAAAATTAGTACATCCTTAGGCTCGCTACTGCAGACACAGGTAAGGCCCCAATATAAGTACATCCTTAGCCTCGCTACTGCAGACACAGGTAAGGCCCCAAAATCGGTACATCCTTAGCCTCGCTACTGCAGACACAGGTAAGGCCCCGAAATTGGTACATCCTTGGCCTCGGTAGGCCAAACACAGGTACTTAGGCTAACTACTGCAGACATAGGCTCCTCGCTTTGATACATCCTTAGCCTCGCTACGGCAGACACAAGTAAGGCTCCTCATCTTGATACATCCTTACTAGCCTCgctacaaaacacacatgtgAGGGTCAATTTCATGTTGCAAATTCTGGAATATAGTAAGCCAAGAACAATATATGGCAAAACAAAGTTGGTGGGTCAGTTAATTAGGCAGGAGGGCCATAAACTGATTTACGGTCATTGAGCAGGTACGAGGTGGGGTTTTTCTAAAATCGTCATAATACTGAAGCATATGCTGTTATTGCCATGAAAAGTGAATAACACATGTGTATGTGAAAGGACAAGCGTAGAGCGACGTATTTTTGTCATAGGAAAAGATGTTTGAATTTTTACGGGaaaatgtacaaagaaataCGATACTAAGACCCGTTTAACATTACGCTGGGGTTAGACTCAGCGAGACTCACGGCAATGACCTTCACAGACAAGGAAAAGTAATGACTATGCGAATCGCAATTCCGCTGCACGGGGGACCTGAGAAATTCTAACTGAAAGCACTTTAGACTGTTCAGCTAGCAGAGTCTTGGGGGCATTGGGCTAAATGGAACTAGCTGTCGATGTGAATGGTAGTAAAGAACCGGAGTTGCGTCAAGAGGGATTGGCACATGACTTGGAAACGAAAAGCTCCTCAAGCTGGCTTTCAGAAGAGACATGTTCCAAAGTGTGGCCAAGGTCATTGAGGTGTCCTTAAATGAACCGATTGGTCATATAGATGATAATGATGGGGTCTTCGCGGCTTGTGGGAGATGTGGAAATACGACGTTGAAAGAAAAGCAATTAGAAGTGGTTTGCAGATGGGGATTTAGATTGTCGGCAAGGCGGAATAGAAATTGGTCATTTAGATGGTGAATAAGGAACAGAGACATTTCGCGTTTGCAGTGCCCTCCGCGAGAGATTAGATCGCTCAGAAGGTGTTTATTTCAAGACCAGGGCGGAAGAAGTTAGACGTGTATGTATTGACTTGTTCAGCCAGCTCATTCTAGTGGCACTGCAGAAGATGGAtagatgtcacttgaaatgtccggaagtaaatctcctaATTTCATCCAGCTGCAGATATTGAATTGCCATTCAATATTCTTTACCTAGATGTCAAACCATCGATGAAAACCACCGATGAAAAGCCGTGGATTTGATACAAGGTAGAAACAGCGCAGTTCCAGTGGTCTTCATCCATCCATACCAATCGGGTGTTCTCAATGTGTCAGAGTATTTATaacattagttttttttaaacattagtCAATGGCTTAaactgttgtttttatttgagacTCTAATTATTTTAATTGCAGGCGCTAATTATTGCATCACCCTATATTAGAACACGCGATGGAGATAAAGACAGTGCAGAACCAGTGGTAGttatctagtctctaccagacggCCTACGCTGGCCGTTATATggaaaataatttgccaggggagtttcgGCTGTTAGAAGAGTTAACCGGACTCCAGAAAGGGAAACACGAATCTTTagaagcgtggactgactcccctggcctatttttttgtgccgaattctacgatccccgcatcCCCGTAGGAGGGCCTTGGTGGAGACTAGTAGTTAACCACGGAGGACCCTGTGTCCATTTGTCTGGCTGTGATGAGGATCAGTAGTCAGACGTTAATGAGTCTCTgtatagcctccttcaccggcgtctctagggccttggcgaaagttgtCAATTCGCGATTTTTATCTGGGAATACGACGCGCCAACAAAAACTTTtgccaaggccctagagacgccggtgaaggaggctatctcTGAAGAAGTCGATGGAGGGATAAACAGTGGGTCTGCAATAGGCTAACAGGGCACATAATATCACTCGTCTGTCAGATGATATGTCTCCGTGGATCTTATTCCGTGGATCGGTGGGTTGGAGTTCAATCGTGGGGTCGGCTTAGCTCGGACATCTTGTATGGGATTGTATTCATCTGTACTTTGGGTCATACTAACTAGATTGTGGCGCCAGATGCCGGttcacatttgttttgaaaagttttactTTGTACTATTTCTATAACTTACCCTCATGTTGGATTCGCACATAAAAGTACTGCGTGGTGAAGATAGATGGAAGACTGTGCAGGTAGTGAGCACGGATGCTGCCGAACCTTCCAGTTTTAATTAGTCCGCGATGTGAGCGGCTTCCGAGATGAGACCTTAATGAGTCTTTAGGGGGACATTCGGCAACAATCAAAGATTCCAGTGACGTGGATGCACCAGTGTAGGTAGAGGGTTATATAAATTGTTTTCCTATCTCCTTTTCGAATTTATTATTTTATACAGCAAACGAAATTGGCAATCCAAGTATTCTGACACTGTTACAAATGGCCCGACCTGGTTTAAGGATAATGGCAAAATATTTCATTACGCTCCAGAATTTTGAACTCTTGAATTTTGATATTTCTAACTTGTGAAACCCAGAAGAATCCGAATTGCAACATAGTACTAAAAGTATTCGCATTATTAGGGTATTTTTTATATTTAACTTGAGCCTTCGAAAATAGGTGAATGTAATTGTTACTTCAATATACACCATGACGTCACTGTTCTACGCATTGACGCAAGTCATGATCTAGCAGTTGTTTTGGCACTGCAGTTGTTTTCATGTTAGTTAATATCtgttaattgttttcttttgctttttccTGTTTACATTCTTGCTTCATCGTTCTACGCGTTGACGTCTTTTATTTTCGTCATTAATTCGGGAACTGTAATTTGTCGTATGCAAAAACCTGCTAAATGCTTCTTTCATGTTTACGGAAGGGAATACATTGTTTTTCTTACTCCCATACTTCTCCTTCTAGTAGCCAAAACTAGTATATCCTCTTTTTTACCATTATACTTATCACCGTTCATTGTCATATTTAACGTTACCTTTCTTATGTTTCTACAATGTGCTTGCAATTATCCTCCGGGCATGAAcctgcaaataaactttcattaatGATTTCAGTTTACATACTGGCCTCGCCCTTCTACGCGTCCACGTACTTCACGAACCTAGCGTTTCAGTTGAAAACTGCAGTTGTTTGTATGTTAGAAACTTTCTATTTTTTCTATGTTTTTCAGTTTACATCCTGGCCTCGCCCTTCTACGCGTCCACGTACTTTACGAACCTGTGGTACTTCGGTGACGTCGGCTGCCGCCTCATCGCCGCCGTGGACGTCCTGACGCTGAACGCCGCCACCTTCACGCTCACCGTCATGTGTCTTGAGCGCTACCTGGCCGTCGTCGACCCCATCAAGTCTTTGAAGTGCCGCTCCGTCTCGCTGTCACGTGTGCTGTCAGGTGTGATCTGGGTGCTGGCGCTAGGACTGTCCCTTCCCATGGCGCTGTCTACGGAACTCCAGGAGGTAAGGGCTAAAGTTTAAAGTC
This genomic stretch from Branchiostoma floridae strain S238N-H82 chromosome 13, Bfl_VNyyK, whole genome shotgun sequence harbors:
- the LOC118428654 gene encoding urotensin-2 receptor-like is translated as MSTEDVYSNFSGLPSCRPEGMPANVTVEAEESGDSGVIPSTFIAVFFTLICLMGVVGNALCFYVLCLKSSPRSTITVYILSLATADTGKAPGFNKLLVSIRQTQVRPLTALCFYVLCLKSSPRSTITVYILSLATADTVYILASPFYASTYFTNLWYFGDVGCRLIAAVDVLTLNAATFTLTVMCLERYLAVVDPIKSLKCRSVSLSRVLSGVIWVLALGLSLPMALSTELQECGEDGIVQQSGCFAVWSEQETKIYFTTLFIVAFVIPGVVLCAFYLRMLCKYWLPAGRPIGEVTSRATESRKKVNKNKVLAFLGNCVLVAVQ